The following coding sequences lie in one Musa acuminata AAA Group cultivar baxijiao chromosome BXJ3-1, Cavendish_Baxijiao_AAA, whole genome shotgun sequence genomic window:
- the LOC135628581 gene encoding heavy metal-associated isoprenylated plant protein 3-like translates to MHCEGCAKKVIKSVKGVQGVEGVKADAGSGKLTVMGKLDPWKLRDRVEAKTHKKVDLVSPANFPKKGADANDPSSSSAKKPAAVKKTDDKKPQDKLAVTTVVLKIRLHCEGCIRRIRKTITKIKGVDSVVFDTQKDLVTVKGTMDAKPLPEVLKAKLKRDVEVVQPKKDGGEKKDKGGGGEKKEKGGGGGGGGGGGGQKETNAKAATVPEPPNEMDYYAGYGYRIELVHAPQLFSDENPNSCSVM, encoded by the exons ATGCATTGCGAGGGCTGTGCCAAAAAGGTCATCAAATCCGTCAAGGGCGTTCAAG GCGTGGAAGGGGTGAAAGCAGACGCCGGGAGCGGGAAGCTGACGGTGATGGGAAAGCTGGACCCGTGGAAGCTCCGCGATCGGGTGGAGGCCAAGACCCACAAGAAGGTGGACCTCGTCTCCCCCGCCAACTTTCCCAAAAAAGGCGCCGACGCCAAcgatccctcctcctcctccgccaagAAGCCCGCCGCGGTCAAGAAAACCGACGACAAGAAACCCCAGGACAAG CTTGCGGTGACGACGGTGGTGCTGAAGATTCGTTTGCACTGCGAGGGTTGCATCCGACGAATCCGGAAGACCATCACCAAAATTAAAG GTGTGGACAGCGTGGTCTTCGACACCCAAAAGGATCTGGTCACCGTCAAGGGGACGATGGACGCGAAGCCGCTGCCAGAGGTGCTGAAGGCGAAGCTGAAGCGGGACGTGGAGGTGGTGCAGCCCAAGAAGGACGGCGGCGAGAAGAAGGATAAGGGCGGCGGAggcgagaagaaggagaagggtggtggtggtggcggcggcggaggaggaggtggccaGAAGGAGACCAACGCAAAGGCGGCCACGGTGCCGGAGCCTCCGAACGAGATGGACTACTACGCGGGTTACGGTTACCGCATCGAGTTGGTGCACGCGCCGCAGCTGTTCAGCGACGAGAACCCCAACTCGTGTTCCGTTATGTGA
- the LOC103996424 gene encoding SHUGOSHIN 2 isoform X3 has product MDGGVRARSLINADSGATGANHGRENTQKRPLMGSSVRRNGLSDITNTVSSAGIGMSRTSCSDDDKENANVMPSPRPKDCISQLMKENTSLLKLLAERNEIIRLSSIELQKLELQLQKTNQQNWQLARANSQMLAELNLGKDRLKALQHELGCTRAALKLKTSEPEEGGTNHGEVAAGAFTTTDKKTSNLNRKCKSKAQCSATLTHQVPSEEKVDGRRLSLRRRSINLTPESYQPVESLPTIEDVKVPVQSIGESSDENISVQLDSANGSMIQVKNEEEDLSGSPKLVNEELQRRSSFGRPLRKAAEKVSSYKEMSLKSKMRRME; this is encoded by the exons ATGGATGGTGGCGTCCGTGCTCGCTCGCTAATCAACGCCGACTCGGGCGCCACTG GAGCGAATCATGGACGGGAGAATACCCAGAAGAGACCTTTAATGGGGAGCTCAGTGAGGAGGAATGGGCTGTCGGATATCACCAACACCGTGAGTTCCGCAGGGATTGGAATGAGCCGCACGTCCTGCTCTGATGACGATAAGGAAAACGCAAACGTGATGCCTTCTCCGAGACCCAAGGACTGCATTTCTCAGTTGATGAAG GAAAATACCTCTTTGTTGAAGCTTCTCGCTGAGAGGAA TGAGATCATTCGGTTGAGCAGCATTGAGTTGCAGAAACTTGAGCTCCAATTACAGAAAACCAACCAACAAAATTGGCAGCTAGCTAGAGCTAACTCTCAGATGCTAGCG GAGCTTAATTTAGGGAAAGATAGA CTAAAAGCATTACAACATGAGCTTGGTTGTACCAGAGCAGCCCTTAAATTGAAGACCTCAGAACCGGAG GAGGGAGGAACCAACCACGGTGAGGTTGCAGCAGGTGCATTTACGACAACGGATAAGAAAACCTCCAACCTTAATAGGAAGTGCAAGTCAAAAGCACAGT GCTCTGCCACTCTGACCCATCAAGTACCATCAGAAGAAAAGGTCGACGGAAGAAG GCTATCCCTAAGAAGGAGATCGATCAATTTGACGCCTGAATCATATCAACCCGTGGAGAGCTTGCCTACAATAGAGGATGTCAAAGTTCCAGTTCAGTCAATCGGTGAGTCATCAGATGAGAACATTTCTGTTCAACTGGATTCTGCAAATGGTTCTATGATTCAAGTGAAGAACGAGGAAGAGGATTTGAGTGGCTCACCGAAGTTAGTAAATGAGGAACTCCAGAGAAGATCTTCATTTGGAAGGCCACTGCGAAAGGCCGCTGAGAAGGTCAGTTCCTACAAGGAAATGTCCCTTAAATCGAAAATGCGAAGGATGGAGTAA
- the LOC103996424 gene encoding SHUGOSHIN 2 isoform X1: protein MDGGVRARSLINADSGATGANHGRENTQKRPLMGSSVRRNGLSDITNTVSSAGIGMSRTSCSDDDKENANVMPSPRPKDCISQLMKENTSLLKLLAERNEIIRLSSIELQKLELQLQKTNQQNWQLARANSQMLAELNLGKDRLKALQHELGCTRAALKLKTSEPEEKEKLNKEICQKVGSKEGGTNHGEVAAGAFTTTDKKTSNLNRKCKSKAQCSATLTHQVPSEEKVDGRRLSLRRRSINLTPESYQPVESLPTIEDVKVPVQSIGESSDENISVQLDSANGSMIQVKNEEEDLSGSPKLVNEELQRRSSFGRPLRKAAEKVSSYKEMSLKSKMRRME from the exons ATGGATGGTGGCGTCCGTGCTCGCTCGCTAATCAACGCCGACTCGGGCGCCACTG GAGCGAATCATGGACGGGAGAATACCCAGAAGAGACCTTTAATGGGGAGCTCAGTGAGGAGGAATGGGCTGTCGGATATCACCAACACCGTGAGTTCCGCAGGGATTGGAATGAGCCGCACGTCCTGCTCTGATGACGATAAGGAAAACGCAAACGTGATGCCTTCTCCGAGACCCAAGGACTGCATTTCTCAGTTGATGAAG GAAAATACCTCTTTGTTGAAGCTTCTCGCTGAGAGGAA TGAGATCATTCGGTTGAGCAGCATTGAGTTGCAGAAACTTGAGCTCCAATTACAGAAAACCAACCAACAAAATTGGCAGCTAGCTAGAGCTAACTCTCAGATGCTAGCG GAGCTTAATTTAGGGAAAGATAGA CTAAAAGCATTACAACATGAGCTTGGTTGTACCAGAGCAGCCCTTAAATTGAAGACCTCAGAACCGGAG gagaaagaaaagttgaataaagaaattTGTCAGAAGGTTGGCTCTAAG GAGGGAGGAACCAACCACGGTGAGGTTGCAGCAGGTGCATTTACGACAACGGATAAGAAAACCTCCAACCTTAATAGGAAGTGCAAGTCAAAAGCACAGT GCTCTGCCACTCTGACCCATCAAGTACCATCAGAAGAAAAGGTCGACGGAAGAAG GCTATCCCTAAGAAGGAGATCGATCAATTTGACGCCTGAATCATATCAACCCGTGGAGAGCTTGCCTACAATAGAGGATGTCAAAGTTCCAGTTCAGTCAATCGGTGAGTCATCAGATGAGAACATTTCTGTTCAACTGGATTCTGCAAATGGTTCTATGATTCAAGTGAAGAACGAGGAAGAGGATTTGAGTGGCTCACCGAAGTTAGTAAATGAGGAACTCCAGAGAAGATCTTCATTTGGAAGGCCACTGCGAAAGGCCGCTGAGAAGGTCAGTTCCTACAAGGAAATGTCCCTTAAATCGAAAATGCGAAGGATGGAGTAA
- the LOC103996424 gene encoding shugoshin-1 isoform X2, with amino-acid sequence MDGGVRARSLINADSGATGANHGRENTQKRPLMGSSVRRNGLSDITNTVSSAGIGMSRTSCSDDDKENANVMPSPRPKDCISQLMKENTSLLKLLAERNEIIRLSSIELQKLELQLQKTNQQNWQLARANSQMLAELNLGKDRLKALQHELGCTRAALKLKTSEPEEKEKLNKEICQKEGGTNHGEVAAGAFTTTDKKTSNLNRKCKSKAQCSATLTHQVPSEEKVDGRRLSLRRRSINLTPESYQPVESLPTIEDVKVPVQSIGESSDENISVQLDSANGSMIQVKNEEEDLSGSPKLVNEELQRRSSFGRPLRKAAEKVSSYKEMSLKSKMRRME; translated from the exons ATGGATGGTGGCGTCCGTGCTCGCTCGCTAATCAACGCCGACTCGGGCGCCACTG GAGCGAATCATGGACGGGAGAATACCCAGAAGAGACCTTTAATGGGGAGCTCAGTGAGGAGGAATGGGCTGTCGGATATCACCAACACCGTGAGTTCCGCAGGGATTGGAATGAGCCGCACGTCCTGCTCTGATGACGATAAGGAAAACGCAAACGTGATGCCTTCTCCGAGACCCAAGGACTGCATTTCTCAGTTGATGAAG GAAAATACCTCTTTGTTGAAGCTTCTCGCTGAGAGGAA TGAGATCATTCGGTTGAGCAGCATTGAGTTGCAGAAACTTGAGCTCCAATTACAGAAAACCAACCAACAAAATTGGCAGCTAGCTAGAGCTAACTCTCAGATGCTAGCG GAGCTTAATTTAGGGAAAGATAGA CTAAAAGCATTACAACATGAGCTTGGTTGTACCAGAGCAGCCCTTAAATTGAAGACCTCAGAACCGGAG gagaaagaaaagttgaataaagaaattTGTCAGAAG GAGGGAGGAACCAACCACGGTGAGGTTGCAGCAGGTGCATTTACGACAACGGATAAGAAAACCTCCAACCTTAATAGGAAGTGCAAGTCAAAAGCACAGT GCTCTGCCACTCTGACCCATCAAGTACCATCAGAAGAAAAGGTCGACGGAAGAAG GCTATCCCTAAGAAGGAGATCGATCAATTTGACGCCTGAATCATATCAACCCGTGGAGAGCTTGCCTACAATAGAGGATGTCAAAGTTCCAGTTCAGTCAATCGGTGAGTCATCAGATGAGAACATTTCTGTTCAACTGGATTCTGCAAATGGTTCTATGATTCAAGTGAAGAACGAGGAAGAGGATTTGAGTGGCTCACCGAAGTTAGTAAATGAGGAACTCCAGAGAAGATCTTCATTTGGAAGGCCACTGCGAAAGGCCGCTGAGAAGGTCAGTTCCTACAAGGAAATGTCCCTTAAATCGAAAATGCGAAGGATGGAGTAA
- the LOC135628462 gene encoding uncharacterized protein LOC135628462, with product MASRTIPLQLPSVGAKTPFSGTSGSMNWNHRNSPRGSKMRPSVFSTREDLRPRLDEYPEGIISGEWTENFSLLSYDDLRVYLQSQVTVHKVGPSSLLGEVMSTTIVTAMASQTLEEIDHHFEFVSALPVVDGELRCTGVISRHDRAEASLGAKTKVGEVMSSPAITLSPEKTVTDAAALMLKKKIHRIPIVNEAGQVIGIVTRTDILEALEAAMEE from the exons ATGGCGAGCAGAACCATTCCTCTGCAACTCCCCTCGGTTGGTGCCAAGACTCCCTTCTCCGGCACCAGCGGCTCCATGAACTGGAACCACAGAAACAGTCCAAGAGGCTCCAAGATGAGGCCCTCGGTCTTCTCCACCAGGGAGGACCTCCGGCCGCGGCTGGATGAGTACCCGGAAGGGATCATCTCCGGCGAATGGACCGAGAACTTCTCCTTGTTGAGCTACGACGACCTTCGTGTCTATCTTCAATCACAAGTCACCGTTCACAAG GTCGGGCCTTCTTCGCTTCTTGGGGAGGTCATGTCGACGACGATCGTGACCGCCATGGCAAGTCAGACGCTGGAGGAGATCGATCATCACTTCGAATTTGTGTCTGCGCTGCCGGTGGTCGACGGCGAGCTCAGATGCACTGGGGTCATTTCCAGGCACGACAGGGCTGAAGCCTCTCTGGGG GCAAAAACAAAGGTGGGCGAGGTGATGTCGTCGCCGGCGATCACGCTGTCACCTGAGAAAACAGTCACGG ATGCTGCAGCTTTGATGCTCAAGAAGAAGATTCATAGGATACCAATAGTGAACGAGGCAGGGCAAGTCATAG GAATTGTCACTCGTACTGACATATTGGAAGCTTTAGAGGCCGCCATGGAGGAATAA
- the LOC135629388 gene encoding uncharacterized protein LOC135629388 — MADNKENTSKNPDTIGLQKQWDEVLCPICMDHPHNAVVLICTSYEKGCRSYICDTSYRHSNCLDQFRKLRMSSSDSPSGSTSTILENVDSGRSRLGSPYTLESASFPGALGTRTDIETHGGYSFNDRMTTGLVEDLDNTGDRQAQDRYLASQVEANVSFDESGGGNAPEDNCLKCPLCRGVVLGWMIVKEARQYLDQKLRSCSRESCLYSGNYQELRIHARRIHPTTRPAEVDPSRQRAWRHLEHQQEYSDILSAIRSALPGSVVFGDYVINDGENLSGDRNAPWWPTLLLLHMISGPIGSSFDERRSSSRAGRARRRSSTRRYLWGENLLGLQEDDGWNSDDNILISRRRRRIMRSRWDEEQQP, encoded by the coding sequence ATGGCCGATAACAAAGAAAACACCTCCAAGAATCCAGATACCATTGGTCTACAAAAACAATGGGATGAGGTTCTGTGCCCCATCTGCATGGATCATCCTCACAATGCTGTGGTTCTCATATGCACTTCATATGAAAAAGGTTGCAGATCTTACATTTGTGATACAAGTTACAGGCATTCAAATTGCCTCGATCAATTCAGAAAATTGAGAATGAGCTCTAGTGACAGCCCATCTGGTTCCACCTCTACCATCCTTGAGAATGTTGATTCAGGGAGATCTCGCTTGGGCTCTCCTTACACCCTAGAATCTGCTTCCTTTCCTGGCGCCCTAGGGACAAGAACAGACATAGAGACCCATGGTGGTTACAGTTTTAATGATAGAATGACTACTGGTTTAGTCGAAGACTTAGACAACACTGGGGATAGACAAGCACAAGATAGATATTTAGCATCTCAGGTAGAAGCAAATGTTAGTTTTGATGAATCTGGTGGTGGTAATGCACCAGAAGACAATTGCTTGAAGTGCCCTCTCTGCCGGGGTGTTGTACTGGGTTGGATGATTGTTAAAGAAGCTAGACAGTATCTGGACCAGAAGCTAAGAAGCTGCTCCAGGGAATCATGCTTATATTCTGGAAACTACCAGGAGCTTCGTATACATGCCAGGAGAATCCATCCAACGACAAGGCCTGCTGAGGTTGATCCATCAAGGCAACGTGCTTGGCGCCACCTAGAACACCAGCAGGAGTATAGTGACATCCTCAGTGCCATCAGATCAGCATTGCCAGGGTCAGTTGTATTTGGGGATTATGTTATCAATGATGGGGAGAACCTGTCAGGTGATCGGAATGCACCGTGGTGGCCTACGCTTCTGCTGCTTCACATGATCAGTGGTCCAATAGGTTCATCATTTGATGAACGGAGAAGCTCTTCAAGGGCTGGGAGGGCTCGTCGGCGCTCCTCAACACGCCGCTACTTATGGGGTGAGAACTTGTTAGGCCTACAAGAGGATGATGGTTGGAACTCAGATGACAACATCCTGATATCAAGGAGGCGTAGGAGGATAATGAGATCAAGATGGGATGAGGAACAGCAGCCATGA